A DNA window from Equus przewalskii isolate Varuska chromosome 12, EquPr2, whole genome shotgun sequence contains the following coding sequences:
- the HS3ST6 gene encoding heparan sulfate glucosamine 3-O-sulfotransferase 6 isoform X1 produces MAGSSGLGGGARGGQGPGTGPGAALRAPRAPLLLAALLLGAYSLCALPGRCPPAARAPAPAPAPAEPPRAARSPGAPGLPVARGPGRRRFPQALIVGVKKGGTRALLEFLRLHPDVRALGSEPHFFDRCYERGLAWYRNLMPRTLDGQITMEKTPSYFVTREAPGRIHGMSPDTKLIVVVRNPVTRAISDYAQTLSKTPGLPSFRALAFRHGLGAVDTAWSAVRIGLYAQHLEHWLRYFPLSRFLFVSGERLVSQPAAELGRVQDFLGLRRVVTDKHFYFNATKGFPCLRKAQGSRRPRCLGGSKGRPHPRVPEAVVRRLRDFYRPFNRKFYQMTGQDFGWD; encoded by the exons ATGGCAGGTAGCAGCGGCCTGGGCGGCGGGGCCAGGGGCGGCCAAGGCCCAGGAACCGGGCCGGGGGCTGCGCTGCGGGCGCCCCGTGCGCCGCTGCTTCTCGCCGCGCTGCTGCTCGGCGCCTACTCCCTCTGCGCCCTCCCCGGCCGCTGCCCGCCGGCCGCCCGCGCCCCTGCGCCGGCTCCCGCGCCCGCTGagccgccccgcgccgcccgcaGCCCAGGGGCGCCGGGCTTGCCGGTGGCCAGAGGCCCGGGCCGCCGGCGCTTCCCGCAGGCGCTCATAGTCGGCGTGAAGAAGGGCGGCACGCGCGCTCTGCTGGAGTTCCTGCGGCTGCACCCCGACGTCCGCGCGCTCGGCTCCGAGCCCCACTTCTTCGACAGGTGCTACGAGCGCGGCCTCGCCTGGTACCG CAACCTGATGCCGCGCACCCTGGATGGGCAAATCACCATGGAGAAGACCCCCAGCTACTTCGTGACTCGGGAGGCCCCTGGGCGCATCCACGGCATGTCCCCGGACACGAAGCTGATCGTGGTGGTGCGGAACCCCGTGACCCGGGCCATCTCCGACTACGCGCAGACGCTCTCCAAGACCCCGGGCCTGCCCAGCTTCCGCGCCCTGGCCTTCCGCCACGGCCTGGGCGCGGTGGACACGGCCTGGAGCGCCGTGCGCATCGGCCTCTACGCGCAGCACCTGGAGCACTGGCTGCGCTACTTCCCGCTGTCCCGCTTCCTCTTCGTGAGCGGCGAGCGTCTGGTCAGCCAGCCGGCCGCCGAGCTGGGCCGCGTGCAGGACTTCCTGGGCCTCCGGCGGGTCGTCACCGACAAGCACTTCTACTTCAACGCCACCAAGGGCTTCCCCTGCCTCCGGAAGGCGCAGGGCAGCCGCCGCCCCCGCTGCCTGGGCGGGTCCAAGGGCCGGCCCCACCCGCGCGTGCCCGAGGCCGTGGTGCGGCGCCTGCGGGACTTCTACCGGCCCTTCAACCGCAAGTTCTACCAGATGACCGGCCAGGACTTCGGCTGGGACTGA
- the HS3ST6 gene encoding heparan sulfate glucosamine 3-O-sulfotransferase 6 isoform X2, protein MAGSSGLGGGARGGQGPGTGPGAALRAPRAPLLLAALLLGAYSLCALPGRCPPAARAPAPAPAPAEPPRAARSPGAPGLPVARGPGRRRFPQALIVGVKKGGTRALLEFLRLHPDVRALGSEPHFFDSNLMPRTLDGQITMEKTPSYFVTREAPGRIHGMSPDTKLIVVVRNPVTRAISDYAQTLSKTPGLPSFRALAFRHGLGAVDTAWSAVRIGLYAQHLEHWLRYFPLSRFLFVSGERLVSQPAAELGRVQDFLGLRRVVTDKHFYFNATKGFPCLRKAQGSRRPRCLGGSKGRPHPRVPEAVVRRLRDFYRPFNRKFYQMTGQDFGWD, encoded by the exons ATGGCAGGTAGCAGCGGCCTGGGCGGCGGGGCCAGGGGCGGCCAAGGCCCAGGAACCGGGCCGGGGGCTGCGCTGCGGGCGCCCCGTGCGCCGCTGCTTCTCGCCGCGCTGCTGCTCGGCGCCTACTCCCTCTGCGCCCTCCCCGGCCGCTGCCCGCCGGCCGCCCGCGCCCCTGCGCCGGCTCCCGCGCCCGCTGagccgccccgcgccgcccgcaGCCCAGGGGCGCCGGGCTTGCCGGTGGCCAGAGGCCCGGGCCGCCGGCGCTTCCCGCAGGCGCTCATAGTCGGCGTGAAGAAGGGCGGCACGCGCGCTCTGCTGGAGTTCCTGCGGCTGCACCCCGACGTCCGCGCGCTCGGCTCCGAGCCCCACTTCTTCGACAG CAACCTGATGCCGCGCACCCTGGATGGGCAAATCACCATGGAGAAGACCCCCAGCTACTTCGTGACTCGGGAGGCCCCTGGGCGCATCCACGGCATGTCCCCGGACACGAAGCTGATCGTGGTGGTGCGGAACCCCGTGACCCGGGCCATCTCCGACTACGCGCAGACGCTCTCCAAGACCCCGGGCCTGCCCAGCTTCCGCGCCCTGGCCTTCCGCCACGGCCTGGGCGCGGTGGACACGGCCTGGAGCGCCGTGCGCATCGGCCTCTACGCGCAGCACCTGGAGCACTGGCTGCGCTACTTCCCGCTGTCCCGCTTCCTCTTCGTGAGCGGCGAGCGTCTGGTCAGCCAGCCGGCCGCCGAGCTGGGCCGCGTGCAGGACTTCCTGGGCCTCCGGCGGGTCGTCACCGACAAGCACTTCTACTTCAACGCCACCAAGGGCTTCCCCTGCCTCCGGAAGGCGCAGGGCAGCCGCCGCCCCCGCTGCCTGGGCGGGTCCAAGGGCCGGCCCCACCCGCGCGTGCCCGAGGCCGTGGTGCGGCGCCTGCGGGACTTCTACCGGCCCTTCAACCGCAAGTTCTACCAGATGACCGGCCAGGACTTCGGCTGGGACTGA